A region of Thermovibrio ammonificans HB-1 DNA encodes the following proteins:
- a CDS encoding complex I subunit 4 family protein gives MVLLSMILLPVLVAPFAWLGERLHKDLPKYLSLAVGAFLALCTAYLLVKYPGNGNGFAFHEFYRIYPPFDFNLHLAVDGISLVLIAITAFLAITVTLSSWHVERPGAFFFLVLIFLGPMVGVFASLNLLWFFIFWEFTLVPMFFHIGIWGAENRIYAAMKFFIYTHLASVFLLLGIIVLYLSTGTFEFEKLVGVHLSPEIAKLVWILMFIGFAVKMPVVPFHTWLPDAHVQAPSPISVFLAGLLLKMGAYGLLRWELFLFPQTSKFFAPLMAFIAVLTIFYAGFRALAEDHIKRMVAYSSINHMGFVLLGLASLTAAGISAAIYEMVGHALIISLLFMIAGYIHHKTHTWYISELGGLMKKIPGLMTMFVIGVLAAVGLPGTAGFVGELTVMLAAFDYYGWIMIIVPLASALGAGFFMWMLQRAVFGPLREGFENLKSLKELPLVENVPLAMYIAAFILVGVIPAVVFNLYNPVVNTFAQLFK, from the coding sequence ATGGTTCTGCTGAGTATGATACTGCTCCCGGTTCTGGTGGCGCCTTTCGCCTGGTTGGGAGAGCGGCTTCATAAGGATTTACCCAAGTACCTCTCCCTTGCCGTGGGAGCTTTTCTGGCACTCTGTACGGCTTACCTGCTTGTTAAGTATCCCGGTAACGGTAACGGTTTCGCTTTCCACGAGTTCTACAGGATATACCCTCCGTTTGACTTTAACCTGCACTTGGCCGTAGACGGCATCTCTCTCGTTTTAATCGCCATTACGGCCTTCCTGGCCATTACGGTCACCCTCTCTTCGTGGCACGTAGAGAGGCCGGGCGCCTTCTTCTTCCTGGTTCTCATCTTCCTTGGGCCGATGGTGGGCGTTTTCGCCTCTCTCAACCTGCTCTGGTTCTTTATCTTCTGGGAGTTTACCCTGGTGCCGATGTTCTTCCACATCGGTATTTGGGGTGCCGAAAACAGAATCTACGCCGCAATGAAGTTCTTTATCTACACCCACTTGGCCAGCGTTTTCCTCCTACTGGGCATTATCGTTCTCTACCTTTCCACCGGAACTTTCGAGTTTGAGAAACTGGTAGGTGTTCACCTCTCGCCGGAGATTGCGAAGCTCGTTTGGATTCTGATGTTTATAGGCTTTGCTGTAAAGATGCCTGTTGTTCCGTTCCACACCTGGCTTCCCGATGCCCACGTTCAGGCACCCTCTCCTATCTCCGTATTCCTTGCAGGATTGCTCCTTAAAATGGGTGCCTACGGACTTTTAAGGTGGGAGCTCTTCCTCTTCCCTCAAACCAGTAAGTTCTTTGCGCCGCTGATGGCCTTTATAGCCGTTCTCACCATCTTCTACGCCGGTTTCAGGGCTTTGGCCGAAGACCACATAAAGAGGATGGTTGCCTATTCCTCAATTAACCACATGGGCTTTGTTCTTCTGGGGCTTGCCTCTTTAACTGCCGCTGGGATTTCGGCAGCGATTTACGAGATGGTGGGACACGCCCTGATAATCTCTCTGCTCTTTATGATTGCAGGCTACATTCACCATAAAACCCACACCTGGTACATCTCCGAGCTCGGCGGCCTTATGAAGAAGATACCGGGCCTTATGACGATGTTCGTTATAGGGGTTCTCGCAGCTGTCGGTCTTCCCGGAACGGCCGGTTTCGTCGGTGAGCTGACCGTAATGCTCGCCGCCTTTGACTACTACGGCTGGATTATGATTATTGTTCCCCTTGCGAGTGCCCTCGGTGCAGGGTTCTTTATGTGGATGCTCCAGAGGGCAGTGTTCGGTCCGCTGAGGGAAGGGTTTGAGAACCTTAAGAGTCTTAAGGAGCTTCCCCTCGTAGAAAACGTCCCGCTTGCCATGTACATTGCAGCTTTCATACTGGTCGGTGTTATTCCGGCGGTTGTATTTAACCTCTATAACCCTGTAGTTAACACGTTTGCACAACTCTTTAAGTAG
- a CDS encoding NADH-quinone oxidoreductase subunit L: MEKVVYLTIGIFFLGSILAFLVGKFTERWNSFWVAAATGLLGFILSCYIALNMGEEPIVHRFTWFQFGSFKVPFGIFVDHLSIIMALIATGIGFLDIVFSKGYMEEDESPHRYYFEKLFFIGSMVGLVFVSNLVGLYIFWEGVGLCSYLLIGYWYWKKSAAEAALKAFVMTRFGDVFMLAGIIVAWVLLGTINFQELNALALAGAFSVKLGLLISILIFIGAVGKSAQFPLFPWLLDAMEGPTTVSALIHAATMVNAGVYLVARMFPFFDYSHALIVVAFIGAISAFIAATGALAHTEIKKILAFSTMEHLALMFVALGVGSAAAGIFHLMNHAIFKALLFLAAGAVIHMTHHQKDAFKLGGLMKYMPQTAFLFLVGILALAGVPPFNGFFSKDWILAATYAYGNPVIFGLTFVAAVLCIAYGFRLWFVVFTGEPSEYSKHAREAYPVMLVPLYVLAFMTIAIPFFKEKIIHWLFGEVHEPFYLDLLVATLTVMFVLFGIVFLIYYKRVISTAKFLAHPLGKGINEFLYNGWYVDAAIKWICRSVFYGSIAKAVEWVDIHVVDGAVNGTAKLSLACWDRCRKIQTGDVIDYLTYFVAGVIAIVLIILFV; this comes from the coding sequence ATGGAGAAGGTTGTATACCTAACCATAGGAATCTTCTTCCTCGGGAGTATTCTGGCCTTTCTGGTAGGTAAGTTTACTGAGCGCTGGAACTCCTTCTGGGTTGCCGCGGCAACCGGACTGCTCGGCTTTATCCTCTCCTGCTACATTGCGCTGAACATGGGAGAGGAGCCCATAGTTCACCGCTTCACCTGGTTCCAGTTCGGCTCGTTTAAGGTTCCCTTCGGGATTTTCGTAGACCACCTCTCGATAATTATGGCCCTTATAGCTACGGGTATCGGCTTCCTGGATATCGTCTTCTCCAAAGGTTACATGGAAGAGGATGAGTCGCCCCACAGGTACTACTTTGAGAAGCTCTTCTTCATAGGCTCTATGGTGGGGCTTGTCTTCGTTAGTAACCTTGTGGGGCTTTACATCTTCTGGGAAGGCGTTGGACTCTGTTCCTACCTCCTCATCGGCTACTGGTACTGGAAGAAGAGCGCTGCCGAGGCTGCACTTAAGGCCTTTGTTATGACCAGGTTCGGCGACGTTTTCATGCTCGCCGGTATAATAGTTGCCTGGGTTCTGCTCGGAACGATTAACTTCCAGGAGTTAAACGCTCTTGCCCTTGCCGGGGCATTTAGCGTGAAGCTCGGACTCCTAATCTCCATACTCATATTCATAGGAGCCGTTGGTAAGTCTGCACAGTTTCCGCTCTTCCCGTGGCTTCTCGACGCCATGGAAGGTCCTACAACGGTTTCCGCCCTTATCCACGCCGCTACAATGGTTAACGCCGGTGTATACCTTGTGGCAAGGATGTTCCCCTTCTTCGACTACTCCCACGCCCTCATAGTTGTTGCCTTTATCGGTGCCATATCTGCCTTCATAGCCGCAACCGGTGCCCTTGCACACACCGAGATTAAGAAAATACTTGCCTTCTCCACTATGGAACACCTTGCCCTCATGTTTGTAGCCCTCGGTGTAGGCTCTGCCGCGGCGGGAATCTTCCACCTTATGAACCACGCCATCTTCAAGGCACTGCTCTTCCTTGCTGCAGGTGCCGTTATCCATATGACTCACCACCAGAAAGACGCCTTTAAGCTTGGTGGCCTTATGAAGTACATGCCCCAAACGGCATTCCTCTTCCTGGTAGGTATCCTGGCCCTTGCGGGTGTTCCGCCCTTTAACGGCTTCTTTAGTAAGGACTGGATACTTGCCGCCACCTACGCCTACGGTAACCCCGTTATATTCGGACTCACCTTTGTGGCGGCGGTTCTCTGTATAGCTTACGGCTTTAGGCTCTGGTTCGTTGTGTTTACCGGAGAGCCCTCCGAGTACTCTAAGCACGCCCGTGAAGCCTACCCTGTAATGCTGGTTCCCCTCTACGTTCTCGCCTTCATGACGATAGCGATACCCTTCTTCAAGGAGAAGATTATCCACTGGCTCTTCGGTGAGGTTCACGAGCCTTTCTACCTCGACCTGCTCGTTGCCACTCTCACGGTGATGTTTGTGCTCTTCGGAATCGTCTTCCTCATCTACTACAAGCGGGTTATCTCTACGGCCAAGTTCCTTGCCCACCCCCTCGGTAAGGGGATAAACGAATTCCTCTACAACGGCTGGTACGTAGATGCCGCAATTAAGTGGATTTGCAGGAGCGTCTTCTACGGCTCTATAGCCAAGGCCGTAGAGTGGGTAGACATCCACGTTGTAGACGGTGCCGTTAACGGAACGGCGAAACTCTCCCTTGCCTGCTGGGATAGGTGCAGGAAGATACAAACCGGCGACGTTATAGACTACCTTACCTACTTCGTTGCAGGTGTTATAGCCATAGTTCTTATCATTCTCTTTGTGTAG
- the nuoK gene encoding NADH-quinone oxidoreductase subunit NuoK — MLLEADVHAYLFLSFSLLAVGVYGLLSRKSVIRMLFAVEMIINAANLNFVIFSAQRNLDGEVFTFFTIGLAALEAAVGLAIVIVFYKRFGEVIPSKIKNLRW, encoded by the coding sequence ATGCTTTTGGAGGCCGACGTTCACGCATACCTGTTTCTGTCTTTCTCGCTCCTTGCCGTAGGCGTCTACGGATTGCTCTCAAGGAAGTCCGTTATAAGGATGCTCTTTGCGGTTGAGATGATTATCAACGCCGCCAACTTGAACTTTGTAATTTTCTCCGCTCAGCGGAACCTGGACGGAGAGGTTTTTACCTTCTTCACCATAGGTCTTGCTGCACTTGAAGCGGCTGTCGGTCTTGCCATAGTTATCGTTTTCTACAAGCGCTTCGGCGAGGTTATACCATCAAAAATCAAGAACCTGAGGTGGTAG
- a CDS encoding NADH-quinone oxidoreductase subunit J family protein, with amino-acid sequence MSGNVYFWIVYAVIVFSAIIALEASSLLWAAVSFVVLLSEIALVYFGLNMPVLGGVQLAVYAGGVTILVLFAIMMIGESYKKPPGKAVKAIVLSLILLIIGIVFSFWSAIDTFPFKVYSTEALGTVFVEKYSFFTIVLGFIVAAILYMANAIITKKREAE; translated from the coding sequence ATGAGCGGGAACGTTTATTTCTGGATAGTGTACGCGGTTATAGTCTTCTCGGCCATTATAGCCCTTGAGGCCTCCTCGCTTCTTTGGGCTGCCGTTTCCTTCGTTGTTCTGCTTTCGGAAATAGCCTTGGTCTACTTCGGTTTGAACATGCCAGTTCTCGGCGGCGTCCAGCTGGCGGTTTACGCCGGCGGTGTAACCATTTTGGTCCTCTTTGCGATTATGATGATTGGAGAGAGCTACAAGAAGCCTCCGGGAAAGGCCGTAAAGGCGATAGTTTTGAGCCTTATACTTCTTATAATCGGGATTGTCTTCTCCTTCTGGAGTGCCATAGATACCTTTCCGTTTAAGGTTTACTCTACGGAAGCTCTCGGAACCGTATTTGTTGAGAAGTACTCCTTCTTTACCATTGTTCTGGGCTTCATAGTTGCCGCAATCCTCTACATGGCCAACGCCATTATCACCAAGAAGAGGGAGGCTGAGTAA
- a CDS encoding 4Fe-4S dicluster domain-containing protein has product MELKEALLLPVEATKKVIRVTKAVFAPKATEIWWDKGVRRELHYRGKHIIRAELCIGCSLCSRACPVNCIDMVPTGVKKPRAVPRVRANECMFCGLCEDACPTKPEKAIKLTDEYRMFVEPGTWDNLTKYTFEAQDLEKAIEKAKKMEELLEKKKQEALKKKQQQAQAQAKPQPPAKPEAKPSKQEKEGEEK; this is encoded by the coding sequence ATGGAGCTGAAGGAGGCTTTGCTCTTACCGGTTGAAGCTACGAAGAAGGTGATTAGGGTTACCAAGGCCGTTTTCGCCCCCAAGGCCACCGAGATATGGTGGGACAAGGGGGTGAGGAGGGAGCTCCACTACCGCGGAAAGCACATCATAAGGGCCGAGCTGTGTATCGGCTGCTCCCTCTGTTCGAGGGCCTGCCCCGTTAACTGCATAGATATGGTTCCTACGGGTGTTAAAAAGCCCAGGGCCGTGCCGAGGGTTCGCGCAAACGAGTGTATGTTCTGCGGCCTCTGTGAGGACGCGTGCCCCACGAAGCCCGAAAAGGCCATTAAGCTTACAGACGAGTACCGTATGTTTGTAGAGCCGGGCACTTGGGACAACTTGACGAAATACACCTTTGAGGCTCAAGACCTTGAGAAGGCCATAGAGAAGGCCAAGAAAATGGAGGAGCTTCTCGAGAAGAAGAAGCAGGAGGCCCTGAAGAAAAAGCAGCAGCAGGCTCAAGCTCAGGCAAAGCCTCAACCTCCTGCCAAACCCGAGGCCAAGCCCTCTAAGCAAGAGAAGGAGGGAGAAGAGAAATGA
- a CDS encoding complex I subunit 1/NuoH family protein, which translates to MEAWLRAIFFPGFVFLLVVFLMIFYLERKILADVHLRTGPYYVGKWGLLQTTADVFKLLQKEFIIQKRANKLLFSLIPFVAFLMVAILIAFIPFSAHSYIVSTSFDLLLILALVTGMPPVFFYAGWASKSKYSFIGGLRVVNQMISGEIPLWLSALAAAVFYGTLNHLEIIQKSSIVSFFVLLPAFLIFITATLIVTDRPPFDIPEAEQEIVYGFLTEFGGFNYAILVLSKLVELFALYSVAVVLFLGGFKGPILPGVVWFFIKVAALYFFTFVVRASTPRIRMDQLLRFCWKVLTPLALLNLAFVILIKMFIA; encoded by the coding sequence ATGGAAGCCTGGCTGAGAGCGATATTCTTTCCGGGATTTGTCTTCCTGCTGGTTGTGTTTCTGATGATATTCTACCTGGAGCGTAAGATTCTGGCAGATGTTCACCTGAGAACGGGCCCCTACTATGTAGGTAAGTGGGGACTGCTTCAGACAACTGCCGACGTTTTCAAACTCCTTCAGAAGGAGTTCATAATCCAGAAGAGGGCCAATAAGCTCCTCTTTTCGCTCATCCCCTTTGTGGCCTTCCTTATGGTTGCGATTCTCATCGCCTTTATTCCCTTCTCGGCCCACAGCTACATAGTGAGCACCAGCTTCGACCTCCTCTTAATTCTTGCACTCGTTACCGGTATGCCTCCTGTCTTCTTCTACGCAGGTTGGGCTTCAAAGAGTAAGTACTCCTTTATCGGCGGCTTGAGGGTTGTAAACCAAATGATTTCCGGGGAGATTCCCCTCTGGCTCTCTGCCCTTGCCGCTGCTGTTTTCTACGGAACTCTCAATCACCTGGAGATTATCCAGAAGAGCTCTATAGTCAGCTTCTTCGTTCTTCTGCCTGCTTTCCTCATCTTCATAACCGCCACCCTTATAGTTACCGATAGGCCTCCCTTTGATATACCCGAGGCCGAACAGGAAATCGTTTACGGATTCCTCACAGAGTTCGGCGGCTTTAACTACGCCATTTTGGTTCTCTCCAAGCTGGTGGAGCTTTTTGCCCTTTACTCCGTTGCCGTGGTTCTCTTCCTCGGCGGCTTTAAAGGGCCGATTCTGCCTGGAGTTGTCTGGTTCTTCATAAAGGTTGCAGCCCTTTACTTCTTCACCTTTGTGGTAAGGGCCTCTACTCCCCGTATAAGGATGGACCAGCTTCTCAGGTTCTGCTGGAAGGTGCTTACGCCTCTTGCCCTTCTGAACCTTGCGTTTGTAATTCTCATTAAGATGTTCATCGCTTAA
- a CDS encoding NADH-quinone oxidoreductase subunit D, which translates to MGNSITQAGYTFVVEEQVEVSGEDLGLLQEKLLQLNWGVQHPASGPMRLKVWVDGDEVVKVDPDIGYVLRLLEKLVEYRTWINAIVNVERACFIDNFGTMTGYSIAAEKIAGVEVPKKADYVRTILCEGGRIVSHLIGLGSFIGVLGVHTPMQWALIAREKFLDAFEVYAGQRIATSSIVPGGVRYEPTGKFIEKMITAVDFLEKEFIPRFGEVFIDNPTLKIRSQGVGVVPREKAVELGLAGPALRASGIPSDIRKDYPYAAYGELDFKVVTKEEGDCYARYLVIWEELIESAKIIRQAIEGFPEGEYRTKFPVKVPAGEAYVNVEWARGCFGFHLISDGGTGPYRLKMRAPSFANLWAMPEMMKNVKLADVPVIFASLYICHGDIDR; encoded by the coding sequence ATGGGAAACAGCATCACCCAGGCAGGTTACACCTTCGTTGTAGAAGAGCAGGTGGAAGTTTCCGGGGAAGACCTGGGGCTTTTGCAGGAGAAACTGCTTCAGCTTAACTGGGGTGTTCAGCACCCGGCTTCGGGCCCCATGCGTTTAAAGGTTTGGGTCGACGGAGACGAGGTTGTAAAGGTTGACCCGGATATCGGTTACGTTCTGAGGCTCCTTGAGAAGCTCGTTGAGTATAGAACCTGGATAAACGCCATCGTTAACGTAGAGAGGGCCTGTTTTATAGACAACTTCGGCACCATGACCGGCTACTCGATAGCCGCCGAGAAAATTGCCGGCGTAGAGGTTCCAAAGAAGGCCGACTACGTAAGGACGATACTGTGTGAAGGCGGAAGGATAGTGAGCCACCTTATAGGCTTGGGCAGCTTTATAGGGGTGCTCGGCGTTCACACCCCTATGCAGTGGGCCCTTATAGCCCGTGAGAAGTTCCTCGACGCCTTCGAGGTTTACGCCGGTCAGAGGATAGCCACCTCCTCGATTGTTCCCGGAGGGGTTAGGTACGAGCCTACCGGCAAGTTTATAGAGAAGATGATTACCGCCGTTGATTTCCTCGAGAAGGAGTTTATCCCTCGCTTCGGCGAGGTCTTCATAGACAACCCGACCCTGAAAATCCGCTCCCAGGGGGTAGGGGTTGTTCCCCGTGAAAAGGCAGTTGAGCTCGGCCTTGCCGGTCCGGCCCTCAGGGCTTCGGGCATTCCGTCCGACATACGGAAGGACTACCCCTACGCCGCTTACGGCGAGCTCGACTTTAAAGTGGTAACAAAGGAGGAGGGTGACTGTTACGCCCGCTACCTGGTTATCTGGGAAGAGCTTATAGAGTCTGCCAAGATAATCAGGCAGGCCATAGAAGGTTTTCCCGAAGGTGAGTATAGAACGAAGTTCCCCGTTAAGGTGCCCGCAGGAGAGGCCTACGTTAACGTTGAGTGGGCCCGCGGGTGCTTCGGCTTCCACCTTATAAGCGATGGAGGAACCGGGCCTTACAGGCTCAAGATGAGGGCTCCTTCTTTTGCAAACCTGTGGGCAATGCCGGAGATGATGAAGAACGTGAAGCTCGCCGACGTTCCCGTCATATTTGCCTCACTCTACATATGTCACGGCGACATAGACAGGTAG
- a CDS encoding NADH-quinone oxidoreductase subunit C — translation MLEEVKAKLEQQFGFECEPYDTNFLLVKADRDKLRDLMKFLKKEGFNYPHTVSVVDYTPKGQGYQVNYILEDLVKKKFVMVRVELPADDLSVPSVCDIFPPLQPHEREAWEMFGVDFIGNPRLEVMLLPEWAEGWFPLRKSYDFKKHRKPTKGKK, via the coding sequence ATGCTGGAAGAGGTAAAGGCCAAGCTTGAACAGCAGTTCGGCTTTGAGTGTGAGCCCTACGATACAAACTTTCTGCTGGTTAAGGCCGACAGGGACAAGCTCAGAGACCTGATGAAGTTCCTGAAGAAGGAAGGCTTTAACTACCCCCATACCGTATCCGTTGTTGACTACACCCCTAAAGGGCAGGGGTACCAGGTTAACTACATCCTTGAGGACCTTGTAAAGAAGAAGTTCGTTATGGTCAGAGTGGAGCTTCCGGCAGACGACCTCTCCGTTCCCAGCGTTTGCGACATATTCCCGCCCCTGCAGCCTCACGAGCGTGAGGCTTGGGAGATGTTCGGCGTTGACTTCATAGGCAATCCCAGACTCGAGGTTATGCTGTTGCCCGAGTGGGCGGAAGGGTGGTTCCCTCTCAGGAAGTCTTACGACTTCAAAAAGCACAGAAAGCCAACTAAGGGGAAGAAGTAA
- a CDS encoding NADH-quinone oxidoreductase subunit B, with product MILKFFDWSRANSPWGVHFCSGCCSLEVLALMGPRFDWERYGFMMTPSPRQADFIIVTGLVSRKVLPVLLRVYQQMPEPRYVFGMGACAAGGGPYWDSDFVAVDVSQYIPFDVFVAGCPPNPEATLEGFLRLKEIILRDRENAAKKYPNRMEEIPY from the coding sequence ATGATTCTCAAGTTCTTCGACTGGAGCAGGGCAAACTCACCCTGGGGAGTTCACTTCTGTAGCGGCTGCTGCTCCCTCGAGGTGCTTGCCCTTATGGGGCCCAGGTTCGACTGGGAGCGTTACGGCTTCATGATGACTCCGAGCCCGAGGCAGGCAGACTTCATCATAGTTACGGGCCTCGTTTCCCGTAAGGTTCTGCCGGTTCTCCTCAGAGTTTACCAGCAGATGCCCGAACCCCGTTACGTTTTCGGTATGGGGGCTTGTGCCGCTGGCGGCGGACCCTACTGGGATTCCGACTTCGTGGCGGTAGACGTCTCCCAGTACATACCCTTTGACGTTTTCGTTGCAGGCTGTCCGCCAAACCCGGAAGCCACCCTTGAAGGGTTCCTGAGGCTCAAGGAGATAATCCTCAGGGATAGGGAGAACGCCGCCAAGAAGTATCCCAACAGGATGGAAGAGATACCCTACTAA
- a CDS encoding NADH-quinone oxidoreductase subunit A, producing the protein MLYNFVVFVVVMFLAGLSLWLLSVAVAPRDPHPVKEDTYECGLPAPEPIIASVNFQYYFYAIIFIAMDIAGVFFVLYSIGKGDPKFGWIFILFSLLLMIPLSYIMVGGNRR; encoded by the coding sequence ATGCTCTACAACTTCGTCGTTTTTGTAGTAGTTATGTTCCTTGCGGGACTTTCGCTCTGGCTCCTGTCTGTAGCCGTTGCTCCGAGAGACCCCCACCCTGTTAAGGAAGACACCTACGAGTGTGGTCTGCCGGCACCTGAGCCCATTATCGCCAGCGTTAACTTCCAGTACTACTTCTACGCCATCATCTTCATAGCCATGGATATAGCCGGTGTCTTCTTCGTTCTCTACTCCATAGGTAAGGGCGACCCTAAGTTCGGCTGGATATTCATCCTCTTCTCGCTACTCCTCATGATTCCCCTCTCCTACATAATGGTTGGAGGAAACAGAAGATGA
- the pstB gene encoding phosphate ABC transporter ATP-binding protein PstB — translation MAFIIEPSEPAKIVVDNLNFYYGDKHALKNISFKVPEKKITALIGPSGCGKTTLLRCFNRMHDLYPGNRYEGRILLDGENILDPGYDLIKLRSRVGMVFQKPTAFPMSIFDNVAYGLKLKGIKNKTELQDRVEKALKDAALWEEVKDRLNAPASGLSGGQQQRLCIARAIAVEPEVLLFDEPTSALDPISTAKIEELVVSFRDRLTIIIVTHNMQQAARVSDYTAFMYLGELIEFNKTEDIFIKPKEKLTEDYITGRFG, via the coding sequence ATGGCCTTCATAATAGAGCCTTCTGAGCCTGCAAAGATAGTGGTAGACAACCTCAACTTCTACTACGGCGACAAACACGCCTTAAAGAACATCTCCTTCAAAGTCCCCGAGAAGAAGATAACGGCCCTCATAGGCCCCTCCGGATGCGGAAAGACTACCCTCTTAAGGTGTTTCAACCGTATGCACGACCTCTACCCCGGTAACCGCTACGAGGGTAGAATCCTCCTCGACGGGGAGAACATCCTCGACCCGGGCTACGACCTCATAAAGCTTCGCAGCCGCGTCGGAATGGTCTTTCAAAAACCTACCGCCTTCCCCATGTCCATATTCGATAACGTGGCCTACGGCCTTAAACTCAAAGGGATAAAGAACAAAACCGAACTTCAAGACCGCGTAGAGAAGGCCCTTAAAGACGCCGCCCTGTGGGAAGAGGTGAAAGACCGCCTTAACGCCCCTGCCTCGGGCCTTTCCGGAGGTCAGCAGCAGAGGCTCTGTATAGCCAGGGCAATTGCCGTTGAGCCGGAGGTTCTGCTCTTTGACGAGCCCACTTCTGCTCTCGACCCTATTTCAACTGCAAAAATAGAGGAACTCGTTGTCAGCTTCCGCGACAGGCTCACCATAATCATCGTCACCCACAACATGCAGCAGGCTGCCAGGGTGTCGGACTATACCGCCTTCATGTACTTGGGAGAACTCATAGAGTTTAACAAGACCGAAGACATCTTCATTAAGCCCAAAGAGAAGCTTACAGAGGACTACATCACCGGAAGGTTCGGTTAG
- the pstA gene encoding phosphate ABC transporter permease PstA codes for MDAFQKRKLINKLVLVLSTLAALFGLMWLFWILGTLLYKGLSSLSLEVFIGNPPAPGDNTGGLKHAIVGQTLIVLLATVIGIPIGILAGTYLSEYGKGSKLANWVRDLSDIMMSVPSIVIGTFIYAVLVKPVGHFMGIAGSVALAIMMIPIILRTTDDMLRMVPPELREAAYALGATKFQVIKDVVYRAAITGILTGVILAVARIGGETAPLLFTSFNNNFFTLNIFQPMASLTVTMYDYAMSPYKYWQQLAWAAAIILTFGVLGANILGRIIAHYKFKK; via the coding sequence GTGGACGCCTTTCAGAAGAGAAAACTGATAAACAAACTGGTTCTCGTCCTCTCTACCCTTGCGGCCCTCTTCGGGCTTATGTGGCTCTTCTGGATACTTGGAACCCTACTTTACAAGGGGCTCTCATCCCTCTCCTTGGAAGTCTTCATCGGCAACCCGCCGGCTCCCGGAGACAACACGGGAGGTCTCAAACACGCCATAGTCGGGCAGACCCTTATAGTTCTGCTTGCAACCGTCATAGGTATTCCGATAGGGATACTTGCTGGAACCTACCTCTCCGAATACGGCAAGGGGAGTAAACTGGCCAACTGGGTCAGAGACCTCTCCGACATAATGATGAGTGTTCCCTCTATAGTCATAGGCACCTTTATCTACGCGGTTCTTGTAAAGCCTGTGGGCCACTTCATGGGAATTGCCGGCTCTGTTGCCCTCGCAATAATGATGATTCCCATAATCCTCAGGACCACCGACGATATGCTGAGAATGGTACCTCCGGAGCTCAGGGAGGCCGCCTACGCCCTCGGAGCCACGAAGTTCCAGGTGATAAAAGACGTTGTTTACAGAGCTGCCATTACCGGCATTTTAACCGGAGTTATACTCGCCGTGGCCCGGATAGGCGGAGAGACCGCTCCCCTGCTCTTTACCTCCTTCAACAACAACTTCTTCACCCTAAACATATTCCAACCTATGGCCTCCCTTACGGTCACCATGTACGACTACGCTATGAGCCCCTACAAGTACTGGCAGCAGCTTGCCTGGGCGGCGGCTATAATCCTAACGTTCGGGGTTCTGGGGGCCAACATACTGGGCCGTATAATAGCCCACTACAAGTTTAAAAAGTAG